The Micromonospora sp. Llam0 genome contains a region encoding:
- a CDS encoding ABC transporter substrate-binding protein, which yields MSPSAVSTRGAVARTLTVLLAVAIGLGACATDDTGEPTEDGPVELSIFWWGAERRAELTQQALDVYAARNPGITFRVTWQGYSGYYDKLATQAAAGNTPDLFQIDDNYLTEYAERNVVLDLTPYVDSGELDLSGFPNSLVQYGQVGGRTVAVAAAANTPAMVYDKTLLAELGVDEPTIGMTYPELIDWASQITALTDGEVAGTMDPSADYKALWLWLRTADLELYQGRQLGFGVDDLEAWFELWQQARDANATPSVELIRAANSGDVTQQLVATGDAATSFMWSNQLAELQKHTTADLGVVSYPGDPQGQWARASMYWAGFRGTRHQQEVVDLIDFLVNDPQAGRILGTERGLSSNLEVRETVQATLADKKMQASVAFEQQMSELFGPAPVPPPPGHTTVRTLLVTAAESVQGGAATPRQAAEEFVAQANAVLANG from the coding sequence GTGTCACCATCCGCCGTATCGACACGCGGAGCTGTTGCCCGAACACTCACTGTCCTACTGGCGGTCGCCATCGGACTCGGCGCCTGCGCCACCGACGACACCGGCGAGCCGACCGAGGACGGGCCGGTCGAACTCTCCATCTTCTGGTGGGGCGCGGAGCGCCGGGCCGAGCTGACCCAGCAGGCGCTCGACGTCTACGCCGCCCGCAACCCGGGGATCACCTTCAGGGTCACCTGGCAGGGCTACAGCGGCTACTACGACAAGCTGGCCACCCAGGCCGCCGCCGGCAACACGCCGGACCTGTTCCAGATCGACGACAACTACCTGACCGAGTACGCCGAACGTAACGTCGTGCTCGACCTCACCCCCTACGTCGACAGCGGCGAGCTCGACCTTTCCGGCTTCCCCAACAGCCTGGTCCAGTACGGACAGGTCGGTGGACGGACGGTGGCGGTCGCCGCCGCCGCGAACACCCCGGCGATGGTGTACGACAAGACTCTGCTGGCCGAGCTCGGTGTCGACGAACCGACGATCGGGATGACCTACCCGGAGCTGATCGACTGGGCCAGCCAGATCACCGCGCTCACCGACGGCGAGGTGGCCGGCACGATGGACCCGTCGGCCGACTACAAGGCGCTCTGGCTGTGGCTGCGCACCGCCGACCTGGAGCTGTACCAGGGCCGGCAGCTGGGCTTCGGTGTCGACGACCTCGAAGCCTGGTTCGAGCTGTGGCAACAGGCCCGCGACGCGAACGCCACGCCGAGCGTCGAGCTGATCAGGGCGGCGAACAGCGGCGACGTCACCCAGCAACTGGTCGCCACCGGCGACGCGGCGACGTCGTTCATGTGGTCCAATCAGCTGGCTGAGCTGCAGAAGCACACCACCGCCGACCTCGGTGTGGTCTCCTATCCCGGCGACCCGCAGGGCCAGTGGGCGCGGGCGTCGATGTACTGGGCGGGGTTCCGGGGCACCCGGCACCAGCAGGAGGTGGTGGACCTGATCGACTTCCTGGTCAACGACCCGCAGGCTGGCCGGATCCTCGGCACCGAGCGCGGCCTCAGCTCCAACCTGGAGGTCCGCGAGACGGTGCAGGCGACGCTCGCCGACAAGAAGATGCAGGCGTCGGTCGCGTTCGAGCAGCAGATGTCCGAGCTGTTCGGTCCGGCTCCGGTACCCCCGCCGCCCGGCCACACCACGGTCCGGACGCTGTTGGTCACGGCGGCGGAGAGCGTACAGGGCGGCGCGGCGACACCCCGGCAGGCGGCCGAGGAGTTCGTCGCACAGGCCAACGCGGTGTTGGCGAACGGATGA
- a CDS encoding DUF1775 domain-containing protein: MNRFRRRAAALSGVALLGLLGAVLLGLAPAALVTLWSAAPAAAHTQLAGAAPNGAGATTLTFTFDHGCDNADTNELVVEMPAGAIAGSTTGQPPGWAAEVTPSRVSWTGPAISAEQIAAGVAEFSVLVRLTGTVGQTFWFPAVQRCVDGDSYEWSDTGPGAERPAPSLIATNAVLAPAPPAAPADQPAGGGGGASVAQALTAVGLLVVGAGLVGYRLTGR; the protein is encoded by the coding sequence ATGAACAGGTTCCGACGACGTGCCGCGGCACTATCCGGCGTGGCACTGCTGGGGCTGCTCGGCGCGGTGCTGCTGGGGCTGGCACCGGCGGCGCTGGTGACGCTCTGGTCGGCGGCGCCGGCGGCGGCCCACACCCAGTTGGCCGGCGCGGCCCCGAACGGTGCCGGTGCCACCACGTTGACCTTCACCTTCGACCACGGCTGCGACAACGCGGACACCAACGAACTGGTGGTCGAGATGCCGGCCGGGGCGATCGCCGGTTCGACGACCGGACAGCCGCCCGGATGGGCTGCCGAGGTCACCCCCAGCCGAGTCAGCTGGACCGGGCCGGCGATCAGCGCCGAGCAGATCGCCGCCGGGGTCGCCGAGTTCTCGGTGCTGGTCCGGTTGACCGGGACGGTCGGGCAGACCTTCTGGTTCCCGGCGGTGCAGCGGTGCGTCGACGGCGACAGCTACGAGTGGTCGGACACCGGGCCGGGTGCCGAGCGGCCCGCCCCGTCGCTGATCGCCACCAACGCGGTGCTCGCGCCGGCACCACCGGCGGCTCCGGCCGATCAGCCGGCCGGCGGCGGTGGCGGCGCCAGTGTCGCGCAGGCGCTGACCGCCGTAGGGCTGCTGGTGGTCGGTGCCGGTCTGGTCGGCTACCGACTGACCGGACGGTGA
- a CDS encoding helix-turn-helix domain-containing protein: MPEDYIGLRVARWRDIAGMTQQQLAAEIGVSREYVSMIENGKRAVTKRSMLIALASALGVSTMDLTAQPYLPRSRNDLALYAAVPAIRKAMDDDEPAAARPAALLAAEADRAMRARMACDNPTLGILLPRLIAEIRTTANADEDPVALRIAVQALVTGSLALKPQGHVDLAMRLAERAVRAAQLADDPACVAAADYALAQAVLATGLRKRSWTLACDAAERMQLHTGTDEGRTWYGMLHLHAALSAASLSQHDVAETHVAEAEDVARRTAGDPWRMEFTSANVAVWRVGVVLENGEPGRAPELARKVDQSALRTPQRRARLHMDAGRGFHAAKRNEEAVRAFLRAEAIAPHETRSRATVREIIAHIVRDSSPRGGSDELRQLAVRMGIDPLSPEDQPT, translated from the coding sequence ATGCCGGAGGATTACATCGGCCTGCGGGTCGCGCGGTGGCGTGACATCGCCGGCATGACGCAGCAACAGCTCGCCGCCGAGATCGGGGTAAGCCGCGAGTACGTTTCCATGATCGAGAACGGCAAGCGCGCGGTGACCAAACGGTCCATGCTGATCGCGCTCGCCTCCGCGCTCGGGGTCTCCACGATGGACCTCACCGCGCAACCGTACCTGCCCCGGTCCCGCAACGACCTGGCGCTCTACGCCGCCGTACCGGCGATCCGCAAGGCGATGGACGACGACGAGCCGGCCGCCGCCCGCCCGGCGGCGCTGCTCGCCGCCGAGGCCGACCGGGCGATGCGGGCCCGGATGGCCTGCGACAACCCGACCCTCGGCATCCTGCTGCCCCGGTTGATCGCCGAGATCCGCACCACCGCCAACGCCGACGAAGACCCGGTCGCACTGCGGATCGCGGTGCAGGCCCTGGTCACCGGGTCGCTGGCGCTCAAACCACAGGGCCACGTAGACCTGGCGATGCGGCTCGCCGAGCGCGCCGTCCGGGCGGCGCAGCTCGCCGACGACCCGGCCTGCGTCGCCGCCGCCGACTACGCGCTGGCCCAGGCGGTCCTCGCCACCGGGCTGCGGAAGCGGTCCTGGACGTTGGCCTGCGACGCCGCCGAACGGATGCAACTGCACACGGGTACGGACGAAGGCCGCACCTGGTACGGCATGCTGCACCTGCACGCCGCGCTGTCCGCCGCCAGCCTCAGCCAGCACGACGTCGCCGAGACGCACGTCGCCGAGGCCGAGGACGTCGCCCGGCGTACCGCCGGTGATCCGTGGCGGATGGAGTTCACCTCGGCGAACGTCGCGGTGTGGCGGGTCGGGGTGGTGCTGGAGAACGGCGAGCCGGGCCGCGCCCCGGAACTCGCCCGCAAAGTGGACCAGAGCGCGCTGCGGACCCCGCAGCGCCGGGCCAGGTTGCACATGGACGCCGGGCGCGGGTTCCACGCCGCCAAGCGCAACGAAGAGGCGGTACGGGCGTTCCTGCGGGCCGAGGCGATCGCCCCGCACGAGACCCGCAGTCGGGCCACCGTACGGGAGATCATCGCGCACATCGTGCGGGACTCGTCGCCCCGTGGCGGCTCCGACGAGCTGCGGCAACTCGCGGTACGGATGGGAATCGATCCACTCTCGCCAGAGGATCAACCGACGTAA